The nucleotide sequence AGAAAAAAGCTGAGTTAGATGCAATCTGCACCCAACTCAGCCTTAGTTAAAAGTATGATTCTTATGCTTTATTAGAAGAACCGAACTCACGGATCTTACCAATAACCGTTTGCTTAATCGCATCACGGCCTGGAGCCAAAAACTTACGTGGATCGTAAACTTCTAAATCCGAAGTCAAGATCTCACGAGCAACCTTCGTAAACGAGATTTGATTTTCGGTATTTACGTTAATCTTCGCTGTTCCAAGCGAGATCGAGCGCTTAATATGATCTGTTGGGATCCCTGTACCTCCATGAAGTACCAATGGAAGGTTAATCGTTTGGCAGATCTCTTCCATTTCCTTGAAGCCAAGATTAGGCTCACCTTTGTATGGACCATGAACTGAACCAAGTGCAGGCGCAAGACAGTCGATACCTGTTTGTTCAACTAGCGCTTTGCACTCCTTAGGATCTGCATAGATTACGCCATCAGCGATAACATCATCCTCTTGTCCGCCAACAGTTCCCAGCTCAGCCTCAACGGAAACGCCGCGCACGTGCGCATATTCAA is from Candidatus Cohnella colombiensis and encodes:
- a CDS encoding fructose-bisphosphate aldolase, whose protein sequence is MALASMKEMLNKGLKEGYAVGQFNINNLEWTQAILGAAQEENSPVILGVSEGAARYMGGFSVVTAIVKSLIEEMKVTVPVAIHLDHGSSFEKCKAAIDAGFTSVMIDASHHSFEENVQITKQVVEYAHVRGVSVEAELGTVGGQEDDVIADGVIYADPKECKALVEQTGIDCLAPALGSVHGPYKGEPNLGFKEMEEICQTINLPLVLHGGTGIPTDHIKRSISLGTAKINVNTENQISFTKVAREILTSDLEVYDPRKFLAPGRDAIKQTVIGKIREFGSSNKA